One region of Catenuloplanes indicus genomic DNA includes:
- a CDS encoding helix-turn-helix transcriptional regulator — protein MPSSLVGRTAEIAVLAEAIARADAGHGGGLLLTGDPGVGKSALLDAAAEQARQRGARVLRCVGTPSESDRPYAGLRRLLTPVLGTIEAPLPATRQALRAALGDSDEPVTAHRVGLAALQLLTDAAQRAPLTVIADDVQWLDAASCHVLAFVVRRLADDPVLMVAAARAGDLGGNPLAESQLRVVPVNPLDEHAAAVLLDARAPGLPPLVREHLLNAAEGNPLALTELPLAIREERDILATPALPLTERLARSFGDRAAGLPVATRTLLLVMAVNDGDTVAEMLAAASRVTGTPTTLDELAPAERAGLIRTVSGRLVFRHPLVRAAVDRSAAPDLRRAVHAALADLAGDEERRVRHRAAATVGTDEEVAASLERLAVRAVRRGAGFTAEALLERSVTLSPDPHDAIRRALAAVSGHGYGRPATPLLRLAIERADPAAVDPMTRCVLEMLTRAETPDRFTGAPAALTHVARVVSRHGATDPAKALRLLESVGNLAFLADLDEPTRTALLAALDTLPLEPGDPRRTTLMAQISPWERGPAVLASLAGRRPGDATTEADLALGLAALFVGALPTATGFLRSGIDGLRSLGNFANLSWALAYQAWACALLARHPATIAAAGECTRLTGEGGTPRWAMGAALAEAAVSARRGQVAPAHALADRTEATLTDERATPLVALVQLVRGTAGLAAGDPQAALDALLRMFDPHGGAYNRNLRGWGFTDLMDAAALTGRLDAVRDLHAEMTELAARTGSPQLTAATAASAPLLAAAGTAEAAFDRALASGLHDWPWQRGSLLLHYGSWLRRQRRRTEARGPLRAAYEAYESIGAQAWAERAAEELRSAGENVSGLARPAMDTLTSQELQIAQLAAEGLTNREIGDRLYVSPRTVRNHLYNIFPKLGVSSRAELAEVVQATDGGNGIWVT, from the coding sequence GTGCCATCGTCGCTCGTCGGCCGTACCGCCGAAATCGCTGTCCTGGCCGAGGCGATCGCCCGGGCGGATGCCGGCCACGGTGGTGGGCTGCTGCTCACCGGCGACCCCGGGGTGGGGAAGTCCGCCCTGCTGGACGCCGCCGCCGAGCAGGCCCGGCAACGCGGGGCACGCGTGCTGCGCTGTGTCGGCACCCCCTCGGAGAGCGACCGCCCGTACGCCGGGCTGCGCCGCCTGCTGACGCCGGTCCTCGGCACGATCGAGGCACCGCTCCCGGCCACCCGGCAGGCGCTACGGGCAGCGCTGGGCGACAGTGACGAACCGGTCACCGCCCATCGCGTCGGGCTGGCAGCGCTGCAACTGCTGACCGACGCCGCGCAGCGGGCGCCGCTGACGGTTATCGCGGACGACGTGCAGTGGCTGGACGCGGCGTCCTGCCACGTGCTGGCGTTCGTGGTCCGGCGCTTGGCCGACGACCCGGTGCTGATGGTCGCCGCGGCCCGTGCCGGAGACCTGGGCGGCAATCCGCTGGCCGAGTCGCAGTTGCGGGTCGTACCGGTGAATCCGCTCGACGAGCACGCCGCCGCCGTCCTGCTCGACGCGCGGGCCCCCGGCCTGCCGCCACTGGTCCGCGAACACCTGCTGAACGCCGCGGAGGGTAACCCGCTCGCGCTGACCGAGCTGCCGCTGGCGATCCGCGAGGAGCGTGACATCCTGGCCACGCCCGCGCTGCCGCTGACCGAGCGCCTGGCCCGGTCGTTCGGGGACCGTGCCGCCGGGCTGCCGGTGGCGACGCGGACGCTGCTGCTGGTCATGGCCGTCAACGACGGCGACACCGTCGCGGAGATGCTCGCCGCCGCGAGCCGGGTCACCGGTACGCCGACGACGCTGGACGAGCTCGCGCCGGCCGAGCGGGCCGGGCTGATCCGCACCGTGAGCGGCCGCCTCGTCTTCCGGCATCCGCTGGTGCGCGCGGCCGTGGACCGGTCCGCGGCACCGGACCTGCGCCGGGCCGTGCACGCCGCGCTGGCCGACCTCGCCGGCGACGAGGAACGGCGGGTCCGGCACCGAGCCGCCGCGACCGTCGGTACCGACGAGGAGGTGGCGGCGAGCCTGGAACGGCTCGCGGTGCGGGCCGTGCGGCGCGGGGCCGGCTTCACCGCCGAGGCGCTGCTGGAACGGTCCGTGACGCTGAGCCCGGACCCGCACGACGCGATCCGGCGCGCGCTCGCGGCCGTCAGCGGGCACGGCTACGGCCGGCCGGCCACGCCGCTGCTCCGCCTCGCCATCGAGCGGGCGGATCCCGCGGCCGTGGACCCGATGACACGGTGCGTGCTGGAGATGCTCACCCGGGCCGAGACCCCGGACCGCTTCACCGGCGCGCCCGCGGCGCTGACGCACGTGGCCCGGGTGGTGTCCCGGCACGGCGCCACCGACCCGGCCAAGGCGCTGCGCCTGCTGGAGAGCGTCGGAAACCTGGCCTTTCTGGCTGATCTGGACGAGCCGACCCGGACGGCGTTGCTCGCGGCGCTCGACACGCTGCCGCTGGAGCCCGGCGATCCCCGCCGGACCACACTGATGGCACAGATCTCCCCGTGGGAGCGCGGCCCGGCGGTACTGGCGTCGCTGGCCGGGCGGCGGCCCGGCGACGCCACGACCGAGGCGGACCTGGCGCTGGGCCTCGCCGCGCTGTTCGTGGGCGCCCTGCCCACCGCGACCGGGTTTCTTCGCTCTGGGATCGACGGCCTGCGGTCGCTGGGCAACTTCGCCAACCTGTCCTGGGCACTGGCCTATCAGGCGTGGGCGTGCGCGCTGCTCGCCCGGCATCCGGCCACGATCGCCGCCGCCGGCGAGTGCACGCGGCTGACCGGCGAGGGCGGCACCCCGCGCTGGGCGATGGGGGCCGCGCTGGCCGAGGCGGCCGTCTCGGCACGCCGCGGCCAGGTGGCGCCGGCCCATGCGCTGGCCGACCGGACCGAGGCGACCCTGACCGATGAGCGCGCTACCCCGCTGGTCGCGCTGGTGCAGCTCGTCCGCGGCACCGCGGGTCTCGCGGCCGGCGACCCGCAGGCGGCCCTGGACGCGCTGTTGCGCATGTTCGACCCGCACGGCGGCGCCTACAACCGCAACCTGCGCGGGTGGGGGTTCACCGACCTGATGGACGCGGCGGCGCTGACCGGGCGGCTCGACGCGGTCCGCGACCTGCACGCCGAGATGACGGAACTGGCCGCGCGCACCGGATCGCCACAGCTGACGGCGGCGACCGCGGCGAGCGCGCCGCTGCTGGCCGCGGCCGGGACGGCGGAGGCGGCGTTCGACCGGGCCCTCGCCTCGGGACTGCACGACTGGCCGTGGCAGCGCGGCTCGCTGCTGCTGCACTACGGCAGCTGGCTGCGCCGGCAACGACGCCGGACCGAGGCCCGAGGGCCGCTGCGGGCGGCCTACGAGGCGTACGAGTCGATCGGTGCGCAGGCCTGGGCCGAGCGGGCCGCCGAGGAGTTGCGCAGCGCCGGTGAGAACGTGTCCGGCCTGGCGCGTCCCGCGATGGACACGCTGACGTCGCAGGAACTGCAGATCGCACAGCTGGCGGCGGAAGGGCTGACCAACCGGGAGATCGGTGACCGGCTGTATGTCTCACCGCGCACGGTGCGTAACCATCTGTACAACATCTTCCCGAAGCTCGGCGTCTCCTCCCGCGCCGAGCTGGCCGAGGTGGTGCAGGCCACTGACGGCGGCAACGGAATATGGGTCACCTGA
- a CDS encoding ATP-binding protein, which yields MVTRRPPEPALLGRDADLVVIDAALTGAVSRGVVVIVRGEPGIGKTALLSAARQRALARNMRVLACAGVPIESDLPYSGLHQLLRPVIRRDPMLASATALSPAQRDTLLNALGLGDSEPISRHEVGEAVLALLAGEAAVAPVLVTVDDTHWLDRSTAQVVASVAHRLPGHRVVVIAAQRDTEPAGPLGDVPASRELMLGGLDGDTASRLLAAHAPDLPPRWRQRTLEVARGNPLALVELPAVLRHHDDSYGEDLPLTDRLERTFGMRARELSHDTRMLLLAAALHDRDDQNEIVSAAGRAAGRAIRPGDLAEAVDTGLLEVGDGTLRFRHPLMRSAVRRAATAAHRHGVHAALAEILAADPDRRVWHRAAACLAPDESVAAELERAASRAMRRGAPDAASVAMERAARLSPDTAERVRRLVTAADIGFGAGGGPRFARLIAELEILAIDPVDRARLAYWQEELLRRDWPGDAGVVAAIELTRRQLAAGHAEQALSTLASAAVRAWWVGPTGTVLHRLADTVRHPDLRADELTRAALLALIAPEQHSAPFLHRYAAARDEPREPADDVRLSQAAGAAGDMPAVIRSLDRAIPALRARGHLGLLAQALSSYAWAHLHLGQLELSEASAVECRRLSEEVGQPRWAVMASLAAGIVAGRRGDRHAAESAAAAAETVLLRSRAHPLLAKVELARGTAALGAGEFALAFDRLWRIVDPASPSHHRQVRAWALPELIEAGVRSGRLARLRPLHAELAALAERTGSPLLRAAVTATAPLLADDPAAAFDAAIAADLAAWPWHRARLLLAHGEWLRRERQAADARGPLREAHRIFRALGTVPWADRAEAEIRASGEHVRVRALAGSDALTPQELQIARLAASGLTNREIGDRLLLSHRTVGTHLYRIFPKLGVTARAGLARALEAYDRT from the coding sequence ATGGTGACGCGACGACCACCGGAACCAGCGCTGCTGGGCCGCGATGCCGATCTGGTCGTCATCGACGCGGCGTTGACCGGCGCGGTCTCCCGGGGTGTGGTCGTCATCGTGCGGGGCGAGCCCGGCATCGGCAAGACCGCGCTGCTGTCCGCCGCCCGGCAGCGCGCCCTCGCCCGGAATATGCGGGTCCTCGCCTGCGCGGGTGTCCCGATCGAGTCCGACCTGCCCTACTCGGGCCTGCACCAGCTGCTGCGTCCTGTCATCCGGCGGGACCCGATGCTGGCCAGCGCCACCGCACTGTCCCCGGCCCAGCGGGACACACTGCTGAACGCGCTCGGTCTGGGCGACAGCGAACCGATCTCCCGGCACGAGGTCGGCGAGGCTGTCCTGGCGCTGCTGGCGGGGGAGGCGGCCGTGGCACCGGTACTGGTCACCGTGGACGACACCCACTGGCTGGATCGGTCCACGGCGCAGGTGGTGGCGTCGGTCGCGCACCGGCTGCCCGGCCACCGGGTCGTGGTGATCGCCGCACAGCGTGACACCGAGCCGGCCGGCCCGCTGGGGGACGTGCCCGCGTCCCGCGAGCTGATGCTCGGCGGCCTGGACGGCGACACCGCGAGCCGGCTGCTGGCGGCACACGCACCTGACCTGCCGCCGCGATGGCGGCAGCGGACGCTGGAGGTCGCGCGCGGCAACCCGCTGGCGCTCGTCGAATTGCCGGCCGTGCTGCGGCACCACGACGACTCGTACGGCGAGGACCTGCCACTGACCGACCGGCTGGAGCGCACGTTCGGCATGCGGGCCCGTGAACTGTCGCACGACACACGCATGCTGCTGCTCGCGGCGGCTCTGCACGACCGCGACGACCAGAACGAGATCGTCTCCGCGGCCGGCCGCGCCGCCGGCCGCGCGATCCGGCCGGGCGACCTTGCCGAGGCGGTCGACACCGGGCTGCTGGAGGTCGGTGACGGCACGCTGCGGTTCCGGCACCCGCTGATGCGATCCGCGGTGCGCCGGGCGGCCACCGCCGCGCACCGGCACGGCGTTCACGCGGCCCTGGCGGAGATTCTTGCCGCGGACCCCGACCGGCGGGTCTGGCACCGGGCCGCCGCGTGCCTGGCACCGGACGAGTCGGTCGCCGCGGAGCTGGAACGCGCCGCCTCCCGGGCCATGCGCCGCGGAGCGCCGGACGCGGCGTCCGTGGCCATGGAGCGGGCGGCCCGGCTCAGCCCGGACACCGCCGAGCGGGTGCGGCGCCTGGTCACCGCCGCGGACATCGGCTTCGGCGCCGGCGGCGGTCCCCGGTTCGCGCGGCTGATCGCGGAGCTGGAGATACTCGCCATCGACCCGGTCGACCGCGCCCGGCTCGCGTACTGGCAGGAGGAATTGCTCCGGCGGGACTGGCCCGGCGACGCCGGTGTCGTCGCCGCGATCGAGCTGACCCGGCGGCAGCTGGCGGCCGGCCACGCCGAGCAGGCACTCTCCACGCTCGCCTCCGCCGCGGTCCGCGCCTGGTGGGTGGGTCCGACCGGGACGGTGCTGCACCGGCTGGCCGACACGGTCCGGCATCCGGATCTACGGGCCGACGAACTGACCCGCGCCGCACTGCTCGCCCTGATCGCACCGGAGCAGCATTCGGCCCCGTTCCTTCACCGGTACGCCGCCGCACGCGACGAGCCCCGCGAGCCGGCCGACGACGTACGCCTCAGCCAGGCCGCGGGCGCGGCCGGGGACATGCCGGCGGTGATCCGCAGTCTCGACCGCGCCATCCCGGCGCTGCGGGCACGCGGGCACCTCGGACTGCTCGCCCAAGCGCTCTCCTCGTATGCCTGGGCCCACCTCCACCTCGGACAGCTGGAGCTGAGCGAGGCCTCCGCCGTCGAGTGCCGGCGGCTGTCCGAGGAGGTCGGCCAGCCGCGCTGGGCGGTGATGGCGAGCCTGGCCGCCGGCATCGTGGCCGGCCGGCGCGGCGACCGGCACGCCGCGGAGTCCGCGGCGGCCGCGGCGGAGACCGTGCTGCTGCGGTCCAGGGCACATCCACTGCTGGCCAAGGTGGAACTGGCCCGGGGCACGGCGGCTTTGGGGGCGGGGGAGTTCGCGCTCGCCTTCGACCGGCTCTGGCGCATCGTCGACCCGGCGTCGCCGTCCCACCACCGGCAGGTACGGGCCTGGGCGCTGCCGGAACTGATCGAGGCCGGGGTACGCAGCGGCCGGCTGGCCCGGCTGAGACCGCTGCACGCGGAACTGGCCGCGCTGGCCGAGCGCACCGGATCACCCCTGCTGCGGGCCGCGGTGACCGCCACTGCTCCGCTGCTGGCGGACGATCCGGCGGCCGCGTTCGACGCGGCGATCGCCGCGGACCTGGCGGCGTGGCCGTGGCACCGGGCCCGGCTGCTGCTGGCGCACGGCGAATGGCTGCGCCGCGAACGTCAGGCCGCCGACGCGCGCGGGCCGCTGCGCGAGGCACACCGCATCTTCCGTGCGCTCGGCACGGTGCCCTGGGCGGACCGCGCCGAGGCAGAGATCCGCGCCTCCGGTGAACACGTCCGCGTGCGCGCCCTCGCCGGCTCGGACGCGCTGACCCCGCAGGAGCTGCAGATCGCCCGGCTGGCCGCGTCCGGCCTGACCAACCGCGAGATCGGCGACCGGCTGCTGCTGTCACACCGGACGGTCGGCACCCACCTGTACCGCATCTTCCCGAAACTGGGCGTGACCGCGCGAGCCGGCCTCGCCCGGGCGCTGGAGGCGTACGACCGGACGTGA
- a CDS encoding phenylacetate--CoA ligase family protein, whose translation MGDGNPMDVLALFRDAAAEVPAYRRFLSEQGVDPASVVSVEQIPLTSKSGYHQRYPLPERCRGGRITGGDIVALSSGSSGTPTVWPRSAADEHGGAARMEHILRDAFHAHERSTLAVVCFALGHWVGGMYVAGICRRLAARGYPITVAPAGNDIDEVLRVIDELGDFYDQIVLLGYPPFVKNVVDSGLARGMDWTSYRIKIVMAGEVISEQWRDLIGLRTGMTDPTADVANMYGTADGGVLATETPLSVRIRRFLAGRPDLARAVFGDTRLPTLAQFDPATHRFEALPGGTLAFSTDGTVPLVRYHIADEGGVIAHDSLIALCREHGFDPGEGTDLPFVFVFGRSMFTVSFFGANVYPEDVAAALERPAVAGWATGRFVLRTLEDVDRDRRLNVVVELATGEAATDERQRAAAEAIRAELLRVNNEFAHYVPAGYQTPDVELRTADDPEFFPHGIKHRYTRPGVEH comes from the coding sequence ATGGGTGATGGCAACCCGATGGACGTGCTGGCGTTGTTCCGGGACGCCGCGGCCGAGGTGCCCGCGTACCGGCGGTTCCTGTCGGAGCAGGGGGTCGATCCGGCATCGGTGGTCAGCGTCGAGCAGATTCCGCTGACCAGCAAGTCGGGTTACCACCAACGTTACCCGTTGCCGGAGCGCTGCCGTGGCGGCCGGATCACCGGCGGCGACATCGTCGCGCTGTCGTCGGGCTCGTCCGGCACCCCGACCGTCTGGCCGCGGTCGGCCGCGGACGAGCACGGCGGTGCCGCCCGTATGGAGCACATCCTGCGGGACGCGTTCCACGCGCACGAGCGCAGCACACTCGCGGTCGTGTGCTTCGCGCTCGGCCACTGGGTCGGCGGCATGTACGTCGCCGGCATCTGCCGGCGGCTGGCGGCGCGCGGCTACCCGATCACGGTCGCCCCCGCAGGCAACGACATCGACGAGGTGCTGCGGGTCATCGACGAGCTCGGTGACTTCTACGACCAGATCGTGCTGCTGGGCTATCCGCCGTTCGTGAAGAACGTGGTCGACTCCGGGCTGGCGCGCGGAATGGACTGGACGTCGTACCGGATCAAGATCGTGATGGCCGGCGAGGTGATCAGTGAGCAGTGGCGTGACCTGATCGGGCTGCGCACCGGGATGACCGACCCGACCGCCGACGTGGCGAACATGTACGGCACCGCGGACGGTGGCGTGCTCGCCACCGAGACGCCGCTGAGCGTGCGCATCCGCCGGTTCCTCGCCGGTCGGCCGGACCTCGCCAGGGCCGTGTTCGGCGACACCCGCCTGCCGACGCTGGCCCAGTTCGACCCGGCCACCCACCGGTTCGAGGCGCTCCCGGGCGGGACGCTGGCGTTCAGCACCGACGGCACGGTGCCGCTGGTGCGCTACCACATCGCCGACGAGGGCGGCGTCATCGCGCACGACAGCCTGATCGCGCTGTGCCGCGAGCACGGCTTCGACCCCGGCGAGGGTACGGACCTGCCGTTCGTCTTCGTCTTCGGCCGGTCGATGTTCACCGTGTCGTTCTTCGGCGCGAACGTCTACCCGGAGGACGTGGCGGCGGCGCTGGAACGGCCCGCGGTCGCCGGCTGGGCGACCGGGCGGTTCGTGCTCCGCACGCTCGAGGACGTGGACCGCGACCGCCGGCTGAACGTCGTGGTCGAGCTGGCCACCGGCGAGGCGGCCACCGACGAGCGGCAGCGGGCCGCCGCCGAGGCGATCCGGGCCGAGCTGCTGCGGGTGAACAACGAGTTCGCGCATTACGTGCCGGCCGGGTACCAGACGCCGGATGTCGAACTGAGGACCGCGGACGACCCGGAGTTCTTCCCGCACGGCATCAAGCACCGCTACACCCGGCCCGGCGTGGAGCACTGA
- a CDS encoding glycosyltransferase, whose protein sequence is MKAVCYAVGTRGDVQPLVALAGALAARGHQVVVGLNSDLVGFARRAGVDARPLSVDARRFLQSPSGQRWLAGGDVRAYLRELIAERRRVIRGVQRDMGLLAGGADVVIGTRLIEEEASTLAEWQRVPFLGLHYAPVRPNGRFASVIVTSRRLPPPLNRLTHTIYQRRLWRSGHADLNAFRASLGLPPATAPADVRLTAAGGTDIQAYSRFLLPELAGWGPARPLVGNLRLSPAQRAALGEDEPGLADWLAAGEPPVYFGFGSMPVQEPARVLDLIRTAARRLGVRALIGAGWSDMTAHTPQDPDVRVVSTMDHDGVLPACRAAVHHGGAGSTAASLAAGLPTVICSVFSDQHFWGRTVRRLGVGDTFRYTQLSAERLVRTTAPLLAGGPADRAAALAGRLAGENATDTAVALIERAVR, encoded by the coding sequence GTGAAAGCCGTCTGTTACGCGGTGGGCACTCGTGGGGACGTGCAGCCGTTGGTCGCGCTGGCCGGGGCGCTCGCCGCCCGCGGCCATCAGGTCGTCGTCGGCTTGAACAGCGATCTCGTCGGATTCGCGCGGCGGGCCGGTGTGGACGCCCGGCCGCTGAGCGTGGACGCACGCCGGTTCCTGCAGTCGCCGTCCGGGCAGCGGTGGCTGGCCGGCGGCGACGTCCGCGCATACCTGAGGGAGCTGATCGCGGAACGGCGACGAGTCATCCGCGGCGTGCAACGGGACATGGGGTTGCTCGCCGGGGGCGCGGACGTGGTGATCGGCACCCGCCTGATCGAGGAGGAGGCGTCCACGCTCGCCGAGTGGCAGCGTGTGCCGTTCCTTGGCCTGCACTACGCACCGGTACGCCCGAACGGCCGCTTCGCCTCCGTCATCGTCACGTCCCGGCGGCTGCCCCCGCCGCTCAACCGGCTCACCCACACCATCTACCAGCGACGGCTGTGGCGCAGCGGCCACGCCGACCTCAACGCCTTCCGGGCCTCGCTCGGCCTGCCACCGGCCACCGCGCCGGCCGACGTACGGCTGACCGCTGCCGGCGGAACCGACATCCAGGCCTACAGTCGCTTCCTGCTACCGGAACTGGCCGGGTGGGGCCCGGCCCGGCCGCTCGTCGGCAACCTGCGGCTGTCCCCGGCACAGCGCGCCGCGCTCGGCGAGGACGAGCCGGGCCTGGCGGACTGGCTGGCCGCCGGGGAGCCACCGGTCTACTTCGGATTCGGCAGCATGCCGGTACAGGAACCGGCGCGGGTGCTCGACCTGATCCGTACGGCGGCGCGCCGGCTGGGTGTCCGGGCGCTCATCGGAGCCGGCTGGAGTGACATGACGGCGCACACCCCGCAGGATCCGGACGTCCGCGTCGTCAGCACCATGGACCACGACGGGGTCCTACCCGCCTGCCGCGCCGCCGTCCACCACGGCGGGGCCGGCTCCACCGCCGCGTCGCTGGCCGCGGGCCTGCCCACCGTGATCTGCTCCGTCTTCTCCGACCAGCACTTCTGGGGCCGCACCGTACGGCGCCTCGGTGTCGGCGACACGTTCCGCTACACCCAGCTGTCCGCCGAACGGCTCGTCCGCACCACCGCACCGCTGCTCGCCGGCGGCCCCGCCGACCGGGCCGCCGCACTCGCCGGCCGGCTCGCCGGCGAGAACGCCACCGACACCGCCGTGGCCCTGATCGAGCGGGCTGTCCGGTGA
- a CDS encoding thiamine pyrophosphate-binding protein, whose amino-acid sequence MKLHAALARALAGHGVDTIFGLMGDANMFLVHSFVHEMERRYVAAAHEAGAMFMGFGYASLSGRLGVVTVTHGPALTNTVTGLVEAVRGRVPMLLIAGDTATTARGNIQDIAQRDVVLPTGAGFEQARTPDTALTDLAIAIRRAVVERRPIVFNVPSDHMWRDVRYDEVPPRLPPAQTPHPDPAAVRHAAAHVAAAQRPLVLAGRGAVAARAEVLALAARIGAPVVTTLKATGLFDGEPGALGLAGGLAAATARQVIEESDLLIAVGAGLNRYTTDNGALLTGRRVVVVDTAPEDHVAYDAVVRGDAAVVAAALIERLDAASVPATRFRDTVTWRLDRLGRPARRRPDTAPGTVDAETALRRLDEILPAQRVVVSDGGRFMMESLRHIRVPDPRGFVFPENFGSIGTGMGAAIGAATACPAGPVVLVCGDGGFMHGGIGEFATAVRENLDVIVVVCNDGGYGAEHVQFADRGLDPGLSLFSWPDLATVADALGGDGVTVRSADDLAYAEKAIADRTRPLLIDVRLDVRQMTPMPH is encoded by the coding sequence ATGAAGCTGCACGCGGCACTGGCACGCGCGCTGGCCGGGCACGGCGTCGACACGATCTTCGGATTGATGGGCGACGCCAACATGTTCCTGGTGCACAGCTTCGTGCACGAGATGGAACGTAGATACGTCGCCGCGGCCCACGAGGCCGGCGCGATGTTCATGGGGTTCGGCTATGCGAGCCTGTCCGGCCGGCTCGGCGTCGTCACGGTCACACACGGCCCGGCGCTGACCAACACCGTCACCGGCCTGGTCGAGGCGGTCCGCGGCCGGGTACCGATGCTGCTGATCGCCGGCGACACCGCCACCACCGCCCGGGGGAACATCCAGGACATCGCGCAGCGCGACGTGGTCCTGCCCACCGGCGCGGGGTTCGAGCAAGCGCGCACGCCGGACACCGCGCTCACCGATCTCGCGATCGCGATACGCCGTGCCGTGGTGGAGCGGCGCCCGATCGTGTTCAACGTCCCGTCCGACCACATGTGGCGGGACGTGCGCTACGACGAGGTTCCGCCGCGGCTGCCGCCGGCCCAGACGCCACACCCGGATCCCGCCGCGGTCCGGCACGCCGCCGCGCACGTCGCCGCCGCGCAGCGACCGCTCGTGCTCGCCGGGCGGGGCGCCGTTGCCGCCCGGGCCGAGGTGCTCGCGCTGGCCGCCCGGATCGGCGCGCCGGTCGTCACCACGCTCAAGGCCACCGGCCTGTTCGACGGCGAGCCGGGTGCGCTGGGTCTCGCGGGCGGGCTGGCCGCCGCCACCGCCCGGCAGGTGATCGAGGAGTCCGACCTGCTGATCGCGGTCGGTGCCGGGCTGAACCGGTACACCACGGACAACGGCGCGCTCCTGACCGGGCGGCGGGTCGTCGTGGTCGACACCGCGCCGGAGGACCACGTGGCGTACGACGCCGTGGTCCGCGGCGACGCCGCCGTGGTGGCCGCGGCACTGATCGAGCGGCTCGACGCGGCATCGGTACCGGCCACCCGGTTCCGGGACACCGTCACGTGGCGCCTGGACCGGCTCGGCCGGCCGGCACGACGCCGGCCGGACACCGCACCCGGGACGGTGGACGCGGAGACCGCGCTACGCCGCCTCGACGAGATCCTGCCGGCACAGCGCGTGGTGGTCAGCGACGGCGGCCGCTTCATGATGGAGTCGCTGCGCCACATCCGGGTCCCCGACCCCCGTGGTTTCGTGTTCCCGGAGAACTTCGGGTCGATCGGCACCGGCATGGGCGCGGCGATCGGCGCCGCCACCGCGTGCCCGGCCGGCCCGGTCGTGCTCGTCTGCGGCGACGGTGGCTTCATGCACGGCGGGATCGGCGAGTTCGCCACCGCGGTCCGCGAGAACCTGGACGTGATCGTCGTGGTCTGCAACGACGGCGGGTACGGCGCGGAACACGTCCAGTTCGCCGACCGTGGCCTGGACCCTGGCCTGTCCCTGTTCTCCTGGCCGGACCTGGCCACCGTCGCCGACGCGCTCGGCGGCGACGGGGTGACCGTGCGGTCCGCCGACGACCTCGCGTACGCGGAGAAAGCCATCGCGGACCGGACCCGCCCGCTGCTCATCGACGTCCGCCTCGACGTACGGCAGATGACCCCGATGCCGCACTGA